The genomic stretch ATCTTGCAAAGACTTGAGGCTGTAGTAACGGTACGTTTTGCCCCCGACTTCAAGCGAACTTGCAGCAGAGAAATGATTCTTTTGAGACATGCATGTACCTCCTAATTAATAATATTCGGATGAGTTCATTTTCATAGGTCCATCATTGTTTGTTTCACTGTGTGAAACGCTATTTCATAAACGAACTTTTGAGTTTAGTATACCGTTTTCAAACTTGTTCGTAAAGGGTTTTTTCAGGGTAGATGTGCTTAGGCCCCGTACATACCCTGGGATACTTTGTCATATAGATGAAAGAAAGGAAGCTTGGAACGTTGGAAATGGCTAGGGCATGGGAAAGGGGAGAAAAAGGCGTGGAACGTGAATGGAATCATGCGTTATACACCTATGTTAATGATTACAATGCTTGCGAAATCAGCTGTAAACCACATCATGAGCAGTTAATTGCCGATGTGGCGATACTCGAGAAGAGGGCAGAGCGGCTCCTTTTGTTAGAGCAGTGGTATCATGAACGTGAATCTCATCCTGTCCGAAGCGAGACGCGGGCCAAACTGCTTCGGGTACTATCTAATGAGCCAAATCAAGGAGTAGCAGATGTGCAGCTCTATCGTCGGCTTTATTATATGAAGTCAGGTATTACCCATCGGGAGGATCGGATTGAAAAAGAGCGGCTCACCTTTAACAAACACCAAGGCCGCTGGGGCATTTCGAGTATTGTTCATGATGTCCCTGAACGTAAACCCATAACTCTGGGCGATTCGATAAGCGCTGAGAATAGTTCAGCCTTAAACAAACCGCTTTTAAATAGAGAATTATTATATCCCGGCATTCCTGCAAGACCTTCCCGTTATCGCAGAGAGGATGCTGTAGCCTATGCAGACAGGTGGTGGGATTCCGGTAATCCTGAGTTCGAGGAATTTGATGTGAACTGCACCAATTATATCTCTCAATGTCTCTTTGCAGGGGGAGCGCCGATCAACTATACTGGTAGGAGAGAGTCAGGCTGGTGGTATAGAGGTTACGTAGGCGGAAGAGAATTATGGAGCTTTAGCTGGGCCGTATCTCATAGTTTGCAGAGTTACTTAACCCATGCTCGTACGGGTCTTACTGCAACCCTTGTTGACAGTCCGAGAGAGCTTCAGCTTGGGGATGTTATTTTTTATGATTGGGATGGTGACGGAAGATACCAGCACAGTACCATCGTGACGGGGTTTGATGCGGGAGGAATGCCGCTAGTGAATGCAAACACCGTCAGCAGTCGGCATCGCTACTGGGACTATAAGGATTCTTATGCTTGGACAACTGCGACCAGATACTGTTTTTTTCATATCTCTGATACGCTAGGAACATAATACGGAACGATCATCATCCTTGATGAATATACTGCTGGCATAGATACGGTGGGCCTTGGCGGATACGAAATCTTCTAAGTGAACGAATTTCTCCAAGACCTATCCGTTTAATAGAAACCGGAGGTTAGGCATGGTACAGAATAAAATGACCGTAGGTATTGTATACGGTGGTAAATCAGGGGAACACGAGGTATCCCTGCAGACTGCATTTGCGGTGACAAGTGCTTTTGATTATGACAAATACGAGCTCGTTCCTTTTTATATCTCGAAGCAGGGGACTTGGGCAAAAGGAAATAGGCTTACAGCTCCGCCTGCAAGCGTAGATGCACTGCAGCTTAAGGGCAATCCCGAGGATACTCGCGATGCACTGAACACGTTATTCAGCCGTCTATACGGCGGCGAGAGTGAAATCGATGTTATGTTCCCGCTCTTGCATGGCACGTATGGTGAAGATGGTACAATTCAAGGACTTTTCGAAATGGCTGATATGCCGTACGTAGGTGCGGGTGTACTGCCATCTGCTGCCGGTATGGATAAAGTAACGATGAAGAAATTATTCGCACAGGCGGGTATTGAGCAGTGTGAGTATGCTTACTTTAATCATATTCAGTGGAAACGTTCGAGCGATGAACTCATTGTGAATATGGAAGGCCAGCTTGGATACCCCATGTTCGTTAAACCGGCGAACCTTGGCTCAAGTGTAGGTATTTCCAAGGCACGCAACCGGGAAGAACTGATTGAAGCAGTTGAATATGCTCTTCGCTATGATATCAAAGTCATCGTAGAAGAGTTTGTCGATGCAAGAGAAGTGGAAGTCAGCGTACTTGGTAATGAAGAAGCAATTGCTTCCGTTCCGGGCGAGATCGTATCTTCAAGCGATTATTACGATTATGCAGCGAAGTATACGGATGGACAATCCGAAATGCTGATCCCGGCTCCTCTTGATGAAGAGAAAGCAGATCAAGTTCGCGAAGCAGCACTGAGTGCATTCCGTGCAATTGAAGGAAACGGGATTACTCGTGCAGACTTCTTCGTCCGCCGTTCGGATGGAAAGATTCTTATTAATGAAGTGAATACAATGCCTGGGTTTACCCCGTTCAGTATGTATCCTCTGTTGTGGCGTGAGACAGGTATATCCTATAAGGCGCTTCTTGATCGTATGATTGAGCTTGCCCTAGAACGTTATGAACTGAAACAAGCATTGCAGTACGAAAATAATAAATAAGAAGTAAGCGGGAAGGGGAGCAATGACTCCCCCTTTTTGCTATAACGAAAAGAAAATAAGAGAATGAAAGAGGAGGACAAGTCCATGGGATTTCAGACCGAGTTTAATTCAGTATGTAAGTTTAAGAGTGAACAAGAGTTGTACGAGCTTCTAGAATACGGAAGAGGAAAAATGGTGAAACAGGGCTTGCGCGTCTTTCCTACAGGGCAAAAAGTAATTGCCTATACCCCAGATAATGTGGCGATCGCAATTGTGAAAATTGTAGGCTGTATTGCAGAAATTAACTTTCAGAATCAAGAAGTGACCGAGGTAGAGATGATTCTTGAGCGTAAGCTTACAGAAGAAGAGTCACGAATTCAGACAAAGCTTGCTTATGAGATGTTCTTTGGAGAACAAACGAAGAATTGAAGCAGAGGTAACAGGGTTTTAACAAGTCTCTTACGGGTATAATCTGTACTATTAAGGTTACCGTGAGAGGAAGGTCTCGTCATATGATCGTACGATTTGGTTATGTAGCTATGTCTGTCCTTGTAAACAATGCTTCCCCGTCCAAGACGATGACAATGGCTAGTTTTAATAAAATAGGAGATCGAGAGGCAGCCATCCGCAAACTTGAGCGTATCGCTGCCGAAAATTTACATAACACTTTAAGATTACTTCGGCACAACCTCGCTCATCAGATTTGGGTGTACCGTTTTTCCTCAAAACTAATCCCGCTGGCGACACATGCAGATTTGCAGGACTGGAATCCGTTTGAAGCACTAACCCCGTCCTTTCGGGAGGTAGGCGATTTTGTGAAAAAGAACAAGATGAGAGTATCTTTTCATCCGGATCATTTTACGGTGCTTAGTACACCTCGTGAGGACGTCTTGGCAAGTTCGATTCGCGATCTGCAGCATCACAACTCTATGCTGGGTGCGATGGGACTAAATGCTACGGCAAAGAACAATATACATATCGGCGGAGCCTATGGGAATAAACAGCACTCGGCTGAACGTTTTATCGAGAATTTTAGCACCTTGACGTCTGATATCAAGGAAAGAATGACACTGGAGAATGATGATAAGACCTTTAATGCGGTGGAGACTCTTGAGGTTTGTAAGAAAATAGGTCTTCCTATGGTTTTAGATATTCACCACCAGTGGGTAAATAATGATGGAGAGAAACCTTGGGAGCTGTGGTCAGAGATTCAGGCGACTTGGAGGACTCCCTTCGCTCAGGCGGATGCCTTGCCAGAGGCTCCTTTAGCTCCTAAAGTTCATGTTTCGAGTCCTAAGAGTGAAAAAGACGTCCGTAGTCATGCAGACGGAGTGGAGCTCGAACCACTGCTTACTTTTTTAAGAGAGATTGCGAAGGATACGCCGTTTCTTGATGTGATGATTGAAGCAAAACGTAAGGACGAGGCGTTATTTGGACTTATGGATGCGTTTAAGACTTTGACGGGGGAAGGTATCGAAATTCTAGATGGAGCGACCATTCGTGTAACGCCATGACTCTAATTCGTACAATTTTGTGAATCAGGACTTTTGTGGGTAACCGATATGCTCCTGAAACGTTAGTATAGTAAGCAAGAGTAAGTAAAATTTTCTATCATGGCGTTCTTTTTTAGAAATGAGGAAAGTAGTGTGATTGTTTTGAATGAAAATCAGAAGACTCCTTATGTAGTTTCAAGTAAGAGTTATACGGCTGTCGCTATTAATGCTGCTGCGAAAACAGGGGAATGGATTAAGAGCAAAGTCGGTTCTAGTCTGAAGATGTCGACAAAATATTCCGAGCAGGATCTTGTTACGGAAGTGGATAAAGGCGCAGAGCAAATGATCCGCCGATTGATTCTGACTCATTTTCCAGACCATGCTATTCTGGGGGAAGAAGGCGTAGAGCCAGGCCCGGATGCTTCTAATCTTGCTTTGCAAGCGGTCAAAGATGAGGAGTTTCTATGGATTGTAGATCCGGTAGACGGAACAACGAACTTTGTTCATGGATTTCCATTCTTCTCGGTATCCATTGCGCTCGCACATCACGGAGAAATCATAGTAGGTGTCATCTATGATCCCATCCGAGACGAGTTGTTTGTTGCCGAAAAAGGAAAAGGGGCTTATGTGCATGGTAACCGTATGCAGGTGTCCCAGGAAGAACATCTTTCCGATGGACTTATCGCCGTCGGTTTTCCGCCGGACCCAAGCTTTGCCTTGCCTGCGAATATGGCTGCAGTGCAGGCTCTCGCTCCCAAAGTCCGTAATTTACGAGCAGGCGGATCTGCCGCACTGCATCTTGCTTATGTTGCGGCGGGCAGATTGAGCGGATATACAGAGATTGGACTGAATCCATGGGATATCGCAGCAGGTGCTTTACTCGTTCAGGAGTCAGGTGGTATGGTAACAAGCACGGCGGGGCATCCTTATGATCTATCGGTGCGCCATGTTACAGCAAGTAATGGAAAGCTGCATCACGAACTGATTACTGTCCTGAAAGAAGCGAAAGCCACAGGTATCGCAGAAGACAAGTGAAGGAGGAATGCAGATATGCCAGATTCACATGAGCTTGAGAAAAAGCTGAGCGATATGCTTACAGACGGTGATCCGGATTATGGAGATCGTGAGAAAAGAGAGCGGGAACAGGTCTCCCCTAAATATGAGATCCGAATTCAGACCGAGCTGGATCCGATCGTAGAAGAAACGTTAAAATATCGCAGTATGGCTAAAGAAGTAGACGATCGTTATGACGCCTATATGGAAAAAGCCAAGCATTCTTCCGATAACAAACCTAACGAACCCTTAGTTGAAAAAACAGATTCAGAAAAAGAAAAATAAAAAAAGAAAAATGATAAAGGGCATTCAGAATGAATACATTCTGAATGTCTCAGACTGTAGACAAACTAGCTTAAACTAGTTTGCCTGCAGTCTTTTTTATTTTACAATAGAAGCAACTATTTTATTTGAGGTGACAATCTTGCTAACGAAACAATCCTCCACTCAACGTGACCAACTTGAAATGGTTGCTCTAGATCAACTCGTTCCAGAAGATCATTTGGTTCGCAAAATCGAATCGGCGATCGACTTTTCTTTCATCTACGACTTGGTTCAGGATCATTATTCGGAAATTGGACGACCTAGCATCGATCCGGTCATCTTAATTAAATTACCTCTTATTCAATATACCTTTGGTATTCGTTCCATGCGAAAAACGATCGAAGAAGTTCAAACCAACATGGCGTATCGTTGGTTTCTGGGCTATGGATTTTATGATAAAGTTCCGCATTTCTCTACCTTTGGAAAGAACTACGAACGTCGTTTTAAAGATACAGATCTATTCGAACAGATTTTCTACCGTATTTTGCGGACTGCAGCTGAGAAACATTTACTCAGCGCGGAGCATGTTTTCATCGATTCTACACACGTAAAAGCGAGTGCGAATAAACGGAAATTCGAAAAGAAGGTTGTACGCAAAGAAACAAGAGCATATCAACGCAAACTGGAAGAGGAAATTAACCAAGATCGGGACGACCATGATAAAAAGCCGTTTCCTCCGGACTCTTTTAAAAAAGAAGAAGAAAAGGAAATTAAACAAAGCACTACAGATCCCGATAGCGGCTACTATGTCAAAGATGAACGGACCAAACAATTTGCTTATTCGTTTCACGCAGCAGTAGACCGAAACGGATTTGTACTCGGTAACATCGTCACTCCCGGAAATGAACATGACAGCCACTTGCTTGCACCCCTCGTAGAAATGGTAAAAGAAAAGATTGGGAAACCTGTAGCAGTGGCAGCCGATGCTGCCTACAAAACACCTTGGA from Paenibacillus polygoni encodes the following:
- a CDS encoding amidase domain-containing protein, with product MARAWERGEKGVEREWNHALYTYVNDYNACEISCKPHHEQLIADVAILEKRAERLLLLEQWYHERESHPVRSETRAKLLRVLSNEPNQGVADVQLYRRLYYMKSGITHREDRIEKERLTFNKHQGRWGISSIVHDVPERKPITLGDSISAENSSALNKPLLNRELLYPGIPARPSRYRREDAVAYADRWWDSGNPEFEEFDVNCTNYISQCLFAGGAPINYTGRRESGWWYRGYVGGRELWSFSWAVSHSLQSYLTHARTGLTATLVDSPRELQLGDVIFYDWDGDGRYQHSTIVTGFDAGGMPLVNANTVSSRHRYWDYKDSYAWTTATRYCFFHISDTLGT
- a CDS encoding D-alanine--D-alanine ligase, producing MVQNKMTVGIVYGGKSGEHEVSLQTAFAVTSAFDYDKYELVPFYISKQGTWAKGNRLTAPPASVDALQLKGNPEDTRDALNTLFSRLYGGESEIDVMFPLLHGTYGEDGTIQGLFEMADMPYVGAGVLPSAAGMDKVTMKKLFAQAGIEQCEYAYFNHIQWKRSSDELIVNMEGQLGYPMFVKPANLGSSVGISKARNREELIEAVEYALRYDIKVIVEEFVDAREVEVSVLGNEEAIASVPGEIVSSSDYYDYAAKYTDGQSEMLIPAPLDEEKADQVREAALSAFRAIEGNGITRADFFVRRSDGKILINEVNTMPGFTPFSMYPLLWRETGISYKALLDRMIELALERYELKQALQYENNK
- the uvsE gene encoding UV DNA damage repair endonuclease UvsE produces the protein MIVRFGYVAMSVLVNNASPSKTMTMASFNKIGDREAAIRKLERIAAENLHNTLRLLRHNLAHQIWVYRFSSKLIPLATHADLQDWNPFEALTPSFREVGDFVKKNKMRVSFHPDHFTVLSTPREDVLASSIRDLQHHNSMLGAMGLNATAKNNIHIGGAYGNKQHSAERFIENFSTLTSDIKERMTLENDDKTFNAVETLEVCKKIGLPMVLDIHHQWVNNDGEKPWELWSEIQATWRTPFAQADALPEAPLAPKVHVSSPKSEKDVRSHADGVELEPLLTFLREIAKDTPFLDVMIEAKRKDEALFGLMDAFKTLTGEGIEILDGATIRVTP
- a CDS encoding inositol monophosphatase family protein encodes the protein MAFFFRNEESSVIVLNENQKTPYVVSSKSYTAVAINAAAKTGEWIKSKVGSSLKMSTKYSEQDLVTEVDKGAEQMIRRLILTHFPDHAILGEEGVEPGPDASNLALQAVKDEEFLWIVDPVDGTTNFVHGFPFFSVSIALAHHGEIIVGVIYDPIRDELFVAEKGKGAYVHGNRMQVSQEEHLSDGLIAVGFPPDPSFALPANMAAVQALAPKVRNLRAGGSAALHLAYVAAGRLSGYTEIGLNPWDIAAGALLVQESGGMVTSTAGHPYDLSVRHVTASNGKLHHELITVLKEAKATGIAEDK
- a CDS encoding IS1182 family transposase — translated: MLTKQSSTQRDQLEMVALDQLVPEDHLVRKIESAIDFSFIYDLVQDHYSEIGRPSIDPVILIKLPLIQYTFGIRSMRKTIEEVQTNMAYRWFLGYGFYDKVPHFSTFGKNYERRFKDTDLFEQIFYRILRTAAEKHLLSAEHVFIDSTHVKASANKRKFEKKVVRKETRAYQRKLEEEINQDRDDHDKKPFPPDSFKKEEEKEIKQSTTDPDSGYYVKDERTKQFAYSFHAAVDRNGFVLGNIVTPGNEHDSHLLAPLVEMVKEKIGKPVAVAADAAYKTPWISKYLLEQGVTPALPYTRPRSQKEGFRKDDYVYDEYFDAYLCPANVVLPYSTTNKEGYREYKSPKEICKSCHYLSMCTGSKNHQKVVTRHVWQNHLEEVEHLRHHQHVKQIYAKRKETVERVFADAKEKHGMRWTTLRGLKKLSMQAMLTFAAMNLKKIARWSWNRPIPA